The Aspergillus chevalieri M1 DNA, chromosome 5, nearly complete sequence genome includes a region encoding these proteins:
- a CDS encoding putative amino acid transporter (COG:E;~EggNog:ENOG410PJ3E;~InterPro:IPR013057;~PFAM:PF01490,PF03222;~TransMembrane:11 (i34-58o64-84i112-137o157-174i186-204o216-238i259-283o295-316i367-385o391-413i483-505o)), whose translation MVDDDVTAGFGNGEGSRAPLWRPRRKNAGYQGQASWASSVINLVNTIIGAGVLAMPLAISHMGIVLGVLVVLWSGITAGFGLYLQSRCAQYLERGSASFFALSQITYPNASVVFDAAIAIKCFGVGVSYLIIIGDLMPAVIQGFVGGEPDYDFLVDRHFWVTAFMLIIIPLSYLRRLDSLKYTSFAALACIGYLVVLVLYHFIKGDTMADRGPIRIIQWAGAVPTLSSLPVTIFAFTCHQNMFSILNEIRDNSHFNTTSVIFASIGGAASTYILVAITGYLSFGNSVSGNIIGMYPPGLWATIGRAAIVILVMFSYPLQCHPCRASVDAVLRWRPKASNGNDNSPHRHPLLGSRGNRAPEPMSDLRFSVITTSVLILSYIAAMTVSSLEAVLAYVGSTGSTSISFILPGLFYYRISSPDSPSHQRLMKEDDEIGDDDEIASTQADDGSDDNDHQARETAPSDGGIVRHGRRQWRRNLLRKMSLALAVYGALVMIVSLVTNSVFVASN comes from the exons ATGGTGGACGACGACGTTACAGCTGGATTTGGCAATGGAGAGGGGTCTCGGGCTCCATTATGGAG ACCGCGAAGGAAGAACGCTGGTTATCAGGGCCAGGCCAGTTGGGCTAGCAGTGTGATCAACTTGGTCAATACAA TTATCGGTGCCGGCGTTCTGGCGATGCCCCTCGCCATCTCCCACATGGGAATCGTCCTCGGTGTGCTCGTCGTTTTGTGGTCCGGTATAACGGCTGGGTTCGGTTTATATTTGCAGTCGCGGTGTGCTCAGTACTTGGAAAGGGGGTCTGCGTCGTTCTTTGCTCTGTCGCAAATTACCTATCCCAACGCTTCCGTCGTTTTTGATGCCGCTATCGCAATAAAGTGTTTTGGTGTCGGAGTGAGCTATTTGATTATTATCGGAGACTTGATGCCGGCAGTCATTCAGGGTTTCGTTGGTGGAGAGCCGGACTATGACTTTTTGGTGGACAGGCACTTTTGGGTAACGGCTTTCAT GCTGATTATCATTCCTCTTTCCTATCTTCGACGTCTTGATTCCCTTAAATATACCAGTTTTGCGGCTTTGGCGTGCATTGGCTATCTGGTGGTTTTAGTTCTTTACCACTTCATCAAGGGCGATACGATGGCCGATCGCGGTCCAATTCGTATTATCCAGTGGGCCGGTGCTGTCCCTACGCTTAGCAGTCTCCCCGTCACCATCTTTGCGTTTACATGCCACCAAAAT ATGTTTTCGATTCTGAACGAGATCCGCGACAACAGCCACTTCAACACCACGAGCGTCATCTTTGCTAGCATTGGAGGTGCCGCTTCAACTTATATCCTGGTGGCCATTACTGGATACCTCTCATTCGGAAACAGCGTGAGCGGGAACATCATTGGAATGTACCCTCCTGGACTCTGGGCCACGATTGGACGGGCTGCCATAGTCATCCTCGTCATGTTCTCGTATCCCCTTCAATGCCACCCTTGCCGGGCCTCTGTCGACGCAGTGCTGCGTTGGAGACCCAAGGCGTCAAATGGAAATGACAACTCCCCTCACCGTCACCCTCTCCTGGGATCAAGAGGTAACCGCGCGCCAGAACCCATGAGCGATCTGCGTTTCTCAGTGATCACAACGTCTGTCCTTATTCTGAGTTACATTGCTGCCATGACCGTCTCATCACTCGAGGCTGTACTGGCCTACGTTGGCAGCACAGGTAGCACCAGCATCAGTTTCATTCTCCCTGGTCTCTTCTATTACCGGATTTCCTCCCCCGACTCTCCATCCCACCAACGACTCATgaaggaagacgatgaaattggcgatgatgacgaaATTGCATCTACCCAAGCAGACGACGGTAGCGACGATAACGACCACCAGGCCCGGGAGACTGCGCCTAGTGATGGCGGTATCGTTCGTCATGGTCGACGCCAGTGGCGTAGAAACCTGCTTCGCAAAATGAGTCTTGCTCTAGCTGTCTACGGTGCCTTGGTTATGATCGTGTCGCTGGTAACCAATTCTGTTTTTGTTGCTTCGAATTAG